A stretch of DNA from Anopheles ziemanni chromosome 3, idAnoZiCoDA_A2_x.2, whole genome shotgun sequence:
TCGCGGTGTACGCATTCACGCTGGATGGAGCGGGCGAGGGTTTGAAGTACTTCATCACACCGGACTGGGACAAGCTGCTGAGTGCGGACGTGTGGAAGGAGGCCGTCTCGCAGTGCTTCTTCTCGCTGTCGATCTGTTTCGGCGGTGTGATCGCGTTCTCGTCGTACAACAACTTCAGCAACAACATCTACCGGGATGCGATGATCATCTCCTGGCTGGACACGTTCACGTCGCTGCTGTCCGGTTCGCTGGTGTTCGCCATCATCGGACATCTTGGCCACCTGACGAACGAAACCGACTACACGAAGGTGGTGTATCCGGGCAGTGGGCTCACTTTCATCACCTACCCGGACGCGTTGGCCAAGTTTGAGCACGTACCGAATCTGTTCGcgttgcttttcttcttcatgCTACTAACGCTCGGTGTCGGTAGCTGCACTGGGCTCATAAACAGCGTGCTGACCGCCCTGCAGGATAGCGCCCCCCGGCTCAAGTCGTGGAAGACGGTTTGTGTGATCGGAGTACTAGGGTTCGGCTTAGGTCTACTCTTCGTCACACCGTCCGGCTCGAAGATGCTGGACTACTTCGACTACTATGGTGTGCAGTTCGTGACGCTCACCTCGGCCATCTTCGAGCTGTTTGCATTCTGCTGGCTGTACGGCATACGGAAGCTGACACGCGACATCCAGTTTATGCTGAACCGTCGAACCGGTTTCCTGTGGCGCCTATGCTGGCGCTTCGTCACGCCGATCCTACTGATCGTGGTCCTCGTAATTGGACTCGTCAAGAGTCAACGTCCAGCTGGAATCGACGATGTCTATCACGGTGAGTTTGACAGTCCCTCTGTTCTGACACCAAAGCACCAATTGGTCCCCATTCTAATCCTTCCTCAATCTGGTTTCTCTCCCCTTCGTCTCGACAGTTCTCGGGTGGTGCATTTACGCCGGTGCGTTGGTACCGATCCCGCTGTGGGCCTGGTTTGCCGTACGCAAGCGCACGGAAACGACCCTCACGAAGCGGATCATCGCCGCCTCGAAACCCCTCTCCGACTGGGGCCCGGAGGAGCTGGACGTGCGCAAGCGGTACCTCGAGTTCTGCAACAACTACACGCCGCTCGAGTCACGCTGGACGCGATTGCGACGAGTTCTCCATCGGAACGATAAGACCTACCGGGTGTCGGTGTAGCAGGACCGACCGTAGTTGTAGATACCTCGCGTCCGGGCGCGCTCTCTGTCCAAATCATTCGAGACCCCGGGGAAAACGGAATCCCGCAGAGCCATGTGTGACAGCAGTATTAGCAAGCAGACAACTAGTGAGAGCGAaactgtgtttttcttttccttctccaaAAAGCCGGAGCGACCTCTAGAGTCGAGTTTTCCATACAACAAcccaccgtgtgtgtgtgtgtatctgagACTTTGCGCTCCACGATGCACTCGAACTGCTAGCAACCTTGCCCTCGTGCAGCCGACCTTCAGTGACGTCAGATACCCCGGCACCTCTCACCGTTCCACTCGTAAACCGTGACGTCCAAACGATGCAGTCTATTGTTCAACCACTCGGGTTCCCGCAGACGATCGTGCAATTAGCATCGGTGCATCGGAATGCTTACAAGGTGCATCTGATACCCGCAATTAAGACGCTGCCGGCGCAACCGTATGCT
This window harbors:
- the LOC131289540 gene encoding sodium-dependent nutrient amino acid transporter 1-like, which gives rise to MSGADNPAFVGTDDPGLAADANRKSTDLHQNGSLALATMATAEVAAGPEKPPVERAKWDKGVEFLMSCIALSVGLGNVWKFPSTAFRNGGGAFVIPYLIVLLIVGRPIYYLEMVMGQFSSRGSVKVYDVSPIMRGIGIAQMVSICVVIVYYAATIATAIRFFVASFESPLPWASCDVTWTGLNCVNSSNTGPTPAFDNALPVKTSAELYYTHSVTGEGLLTEGEFGVPDWKLTLCLLFIWVAMTIMMIKGIRGSGKVAYFLALFPYLVLISFAVYAFTLDGAGEGLKYFITPDWDKLLSADVWKEAVSQCFFSLSICFGGVIAFSSYNNFSNNIYRDAMIISWLDTFTSLLSGSLVFAIIGHLGHLTNETDYTKVVYPGSGLTFITYPDALAKFEHVPNLFALLFFFMLLTLGVGSCTGLINSVLTALQDSAPRLKSWKTVCVIGVLGFGLGLLFVTPSGSKMLDYFDYYGVQFVTLTSAIFELFAFCWLYGIRKLTRDIQFMLNRRTGFLWRLCWRFVTPILLIVVLVIGLVKSQRPAGIDDVYHVLGWCIYAGALVPIPLWAWFAVRKRTETTLTKRIIAASKPLSDWGPEELDVRKRYLEFCNNYTPLESRWTRLRRVLHRNDKTYRVSV